A genomic stretch from Bacillota bacterium includes:
- a CDS encoding restriction endonuclease: MADLLRNRWPECFGIGGRFGPEYALVKMGYGGTREDAGKAVGKTGDGGIDGIIKEDRLGLDIIYIQAKRWDGAVGRPEVQKFAGALQGHRAKKGIFITTSAFSKEAKEYVAQIDSKIVLIDGQTLANLMIEFNVGVSPIASYEIKKIDSDYFVEE; encoded by the coding sequence GTGGCCGATTTGCTTCGGAATAGGTGGCCGGAATGCTTCGGAATCGGTGGCCGATTTGGGCCGGAATACGCACTTGTAAAAATGGGATACGGTGGCACTAGGGAAGATGCGGGAAAGGCAGTTGGAAAAACAGGTGATGGTGGAATTGATGGTATCATAAAAGAAGATAGGCTTGGTCTTGATATCATCTATATCCAAGCAAAGCGATGGGACGGGGCTGTTGGCCGCCCGGAAGTGCAAAAATTTGCAGGGGCGTTGCAAGGCCACCGAGCAAAGAAAGGAATTTTCATCACAACATCTGCCTTTTCAAAAGAAGCCAAAGAATATGTAGCACAGATTGATAGCAAAATCGTCCTAATAGACGGGCAAACTCTTGCAAATCTTATGATAGAGTTTAATGTTGGGGTATCCCCAATTGCATCATACGAGATAAAAAAGATTGATTCAGACTACTTTGTTGAGGAATAA
- a CDS encoding HEPN domain-containing protein has product MAVEVYMREEAKLWLDDARYDLDSAQDLFRSARYNYAVWLARQSSEKALKAAYLIALRKPIPKSHNLMELARGLGWDIPPAISEHLQFLNPHYTVTRYVDAAVGKPSDLYDEAIASEAIEKSKEVLDWIQDNLKIS; this is encoded by the coding sequence ATGGCAGTTGAGGTATATATGAGAGAAGAAGCTAAGCTATGGCTTGATGATGCCAGATATGATCTTGATAGTGCACAAGATTTATTTAGGAGTGCGCGCTATAACTATGCAGTATGGCTCGCCAGGCAATCGTCCGAAAAGGCGCTTAAGGCAGCCTATCTAATTGCACTAAGAAAACCTATCCCTAAGTCACATAACCTAATGGAGCTAGCTCGTGGGTTAGGCTGGGATATTCCTCCAGCCATAAGCGAGCACCTCCAATTCTTAAATCCACACTATACGGTTACTCGTTATGTAGATGCTGCCGTCGGCAAGCCATCCGATCTTTATGATGAGGCAATCGCAAGCGAGGCGATTGAGAAATCTAAGGAGGTCTTGGATTGGATACAAGACAATCTCAAGATATCGTAG
- a CDS encoding nucleotidyltransferase domain-containing protein — protein MDTRQSQDIVEQIREFLKKIGAEEAILFGSRARGDALETSDVDLIIIDDKFADISFPRRLISISRHWTLPYFLEALPYTHAEFERLSKTRGVIVDALKNGIRIKAA, from the coding sequence TTGGATACAAGACAATCTCAAGATATCGTAGAGCAGATAAGAGAATTTCTTAAGAAAATTGGAGCCGAGGAGGCAATACTTTTTGGGTCAAGGGCAAGAGGCGATGCTCTTGAGACCAGCGATGTCGACCTTATAATTATTGATGATAAATTCGCCGACATTTCCTTCCCGCGCCGACTTATATCTATAAGTCGACACTGGACACTGCCATACTTCCTGGAGGCGCTACCATATACGCATGCCGAGTTTGAGAGGCTATCAAAAACACGCGGCGTGATTGTCGATGCGTTAAAGAACGGCATACGAATAAAAGCTGCCTAA
- a CDS encoding DUF6485 family protein, with protein MECNINANKQKCSCTYEPCSRKGKCCACLTYHQRSRELPACFFPPEVERTYDRSIRKFIEINSR; from the coding sequence ATGGAATGCAATATTAATGCAAACAAGCAAAAATGCAGCTGTACCTATGAGCCATGCTCGCGCAAAGGGAAGTGTTGCGCCTGCTTAACCTACCACCAGAGGTCTCGCGAGCTACCAGCTTGCTTCTTCCCGCCGGAAGTGGAACGGACTTATGACCGTTCCATAAGAAAATTTATAGAGATAAATTCGCGTTAG